Proteins found in one Triticum urartu cultivar G1812 chromosome 4, Tu2.1, whole genome shotgun sequence genomic segment:
- the LOC125550405 gene encoding ankyrin-1-like: protein MEQLGMSRMSVGKTEALKRSMELSTFMDTNRPIQIMDGLTEYSDSMGSVKMDGFGPFLEAAVREKSDISNCFMEQIMSGMSPLTVAVNYLLNKGTNPNNQDNLGFTPIHYAVKEENDGLVRLLLSKGASADISSREGTPLHMAVSLGNLDILKTLLQHNADPNRVCSDLGTPMTAAALFADSKCAAPGKISESVALECMKLLFKAGADLNFSTPDTPLVIAASKGLSKCVKYLLEVGADANISINIGIMTPIEIAADSGRRDLMEILFPYTSPIPSVSNWSVDGIIINAQLRHLKGKRKQIDKDSKVKGKEGAGALKKSRFKEITLDPADAMMYSQRSLRTVMSSEAQVSTDCVRLRPNWRNDDQSINPSNSQAAGQESVSGCRISDEKIDSGSPLVAVSRLL, encoded by the exons ATGGAGCAGCTTGGGATGTCCCGTATGA GTGTGGGGAAGACGGAAGCACTGAAGCGGTCAATGGAGTTATCCACCTTCATGGACACCAACCGGCCCATAC AGATAATGGATGGCTTAACGGAGTATAGCGATTCAATGGGCTCTGTGAAGATGGATGGCTTTGGACCATTTCTAGAGGCAGCAGTCAGGGAGAAGTCAGATATATCAAATTGCTTCATGGAGCAGATCATGTCTG GCATGTCACCTTTAACAGTGGCTGTGAATTATTTGCTTAACAAAGGCACCAATCCGAATAATCAAGACAATCTTGGTTTTACTCCTATCCATTATGCTGTGAAGGAAG AGAATGATGGATTGGTGCGATTGTTACTATCCAAAGGAGCTAGTGCTGATATATCTTCTCGTGAAGGGACGCCACTACACATGGCTGTGTCCCTTGGGAATCTGGACATTCTTAAGACTTTATTGCAGCACAATGCTGAT CCGAACAGGGTTTGTTCAGATTTAGGAACACCGATGACTGCTGCGGCTCTCTTTGCTGACAGTAAATGTGCAGCTCCTGGAAAAATTTCTGAGTCCGTTGCTTTAGAGTGCATGAAGTTACTTTTCAAG GCTGGTGCTGATCTCAACTTTTCAACTCCTGATACTCCATTAGTTATAGCAGCCAGCAAAGGCTTGTCTAAATGCGTCAAGTACTTGTTGGAGGTCGGTGCAGATGCCAATATTTCAATAAACATT GGAATTATGACACCGATAGAGATAGCTGCAGATTCTGGAAGAAGAGATCTGATGGAGATTCTATTTCCATACACTTCACCTATTCCGTCTGTGTCAAACTGGAGCGTTGATGGAATCATTATAAACGCACAATTAAGACACTTGAAGGGGAAG CGTAAGCAAATTGATAAAGATAGCAAGGTTAAGGGGAAAGAGGGTGCTGGCGCATTAAAAAAGTCCCGTTTCAAG GAAATCACACTGGATCCTGCAGATGCAATGATGTATTCACAAAGGAGCCTTCGCACTGTAATGAGTAGTGAAGCACAGGTTTCTACTGATTGTGTAAGGCTGCGACCTAATTGGCGAAATG ATGATCAATCGATCAATCCGAGCAATTCACAAGCTGCAGGCCAAGAGTCTGTGAGCGGCTGTCGGATTTCTGATGAAAAAATTGACAGTGGTTCACCCTTGGTTGCAGTGAGCAGGCTATTGTAG